The DNA window CTACATGCAAGGACAGCATTCGAGGAATAAATAAGTCAAGAGGCAGTAATTATCTGAAAAATTGTCCTGCAATTTACAATTGTATAGCCCAGAAGACTGTCTGAAGGGAAACACAGATCTATACCAACTACTCCTAAATAGAGGGCAAGCGATGCAGATACAGGTGCAGTGGCAAGCGTTTACTTTTGCTGTTTTACCTGGATTATTTCCTCAATGTGATGTTTGTTGAAAGACTTCGCAAGGACCACCACACCACGTTGCAACTGATGGCGTAGAGCCACCTGAGCCGGGGTTCGGCTGTGCTTCTTGGCAATTGCGTTCAAGACTGGGTCTTCAAGAAGAACAGGTAAGTTCACATCTGTCCTGTTAGGGAGTCACATTAGAATCACAGAAGAGTGAAGCTGGAAGGGTCCAACAGGGCCTTCAAGTTCAAACcactgctcgaggcaggaatacAAACAAGAAAGGGAAAGCAAATCTATTCAAAAGGAATAGGGTTCACTCTTGCACAATCCCCCAATGTGTGCAATTATCACACATGCCCATCTGGACATGCCCAATAACACCCTAACAGACTGACACAGccaatcaaacaaaacaaaagcaaattaaaacagtGCAAATAGAAACGACAAAAATTCATGGTAAAAGGTCTGGTCTTGGAGAAACCCTGATCAAAGCCACCTGATAAATCATAGACACTGAGGCAGGATATATGTGTTTagaatcttttcttcctttcctcattgAATACTACTCTCCATTCTTATTGATTGCTATAATCCAAATTTTAACTAGAAGGAGCTTACAATACAATTGAAATGCAAATGATGAATCCCATCAATTGCCATTAAAGCAACCAACCAACACTGCTCTTCATAAAAATAACCAATTCAATAAATATAGCATTTTCAATTGAAACCAGCAAAAgttacataattttttaaaactttacttGATTTGTGAAGGGAGGAGGTTGATGAATCCTTCTAGGAAACAATTCCAGAATGAATTgcctcccccaaaaaagtcccATTGGAATCTTAGGTGATGGTGTGGCTGACAGCAAGGCCTCCAATACTGATGGCAAGGCTGGGGGAGATTTGTGCGGGTACTCAATAGTACCTGAGATAATGGGGTCCCAAAGAGCTTTAAAGGGGGTGGAGAGACCTTTGAACCTGAAGAATCAATTGCCACATGGACAACCTCCTGAGAGCAGAATTCCTGCAATGCAGAAGAGCAGAGGCCGAAGGAGGTGGGCATtccccaattctctctctctctctttcactcactcactcacactctctCTTACCATGCAGGAACCCTCTGAGTTCCCAAGACACTAAATGCTTCCAGGAGGATCCCATGGGATTTGCAGAAGGCCAGCAGCTTGTTTCGGCTCCAAAAGGCATGGCATTCAACCTGCAGTGAGAAAAACCCCCAGCATGATCCAAAAAGGAAACTTCAGAAGGGAAAGGCAAGAATGCAGTAAACCAGAAAGGAGACTGGGAAGTAAGTACACATTTGTGCCTGTTTATATACCTTGCAGTGTTCATCTGCTAAAACATGCACTTGTCTTTTCATAGGCACTCTGTTTTCCAGCCCATTAAAATGATCATTTATTTGTACTTGTGATTTGCCGCATCACAGCCTCTGGAGTGAAGTCCCTGCGTTTAGAACTGGGGATGGTGAAAGCATTCCCCCACTCTCAAATTTAAATCTCCCACAGTCAAATTATTATAATAACATGCAATTAGAagggggaaccactgttttacctTAAGAGATAAAAGACATTTTTGAAACCCTAGCTCtatctgctgcttttgttttctgattggtcagaggGAGGTAAACACAAATGCCATTTGCAACTCTGATTGCCCAGGTATGGGAGACTTGAAGGAATTCATCTCTGGAAGGATGATACTGTATTTTTGTCTCAGTCTGTTCTTCAGAGGGAGGTAAACACTTGTAACTCTGATTGTCCGGGCACCGGACAGTGGAAGGAGTTTGTCTCTGGAAGGATGATGCTTCATCACTTTCTAATAACGAAACTGGTGTcctataaagtttttttttctcagagtGTTATTTCACTTAAAGTACTGCTTAACTGCACACAGATTttagaaagatttaaaaatagCTATAAAAGGATTCATTATCATaattgcagtttttttaaaagggactaaTTTAAAACTTTGTATCTCAAATACTGGGGTCCCTTAGTATTCCTGTtgacacagggaagccattgggaGCCTGAAGGAAGGGTAGGCATCAGACCTTGATATCAATTCACACATGCATAAATGGTAATTTCATTTCACCTGGTTCAAAACAGGCTTGTATTTCAGCCCTGGCTTGTTCAGGATCATCTCCAGCTGCTTAATGGTGAAATTAGACACTCCAATAGACTTCACCAAGCCTGCGTCTTTGCACGCCTCCATCGCCTGGGAAAGAAAACAGGGCAGATTTGGTAACTCATCAATCTCTTAGTTGCTACTGAGCCTAGATCAGGAAGGTGGCGCCTTCCCTTTAATGCTCCAGCCGGCTTAGAAACCAGGGTTGGCTGTACAAATTTAGCATCTAGATTTGGGCTACGATACATCACTGTTGCAATtatttgaggtgtgtgtgtgtatctttgtTACATTTATGTCATGTTATGTTAATACTCATTTAACAGACAGACACAATGACCAGAGAGTGTTGCACACCTGGGCCCATCGTGCCATTTGAAATGCAGGGGATGGAGCAGCTGCAACACAATTCATGAGCCTTAACGACAATGACAGCAATCCTTGGAGCTCCTGATGAAAACAGAAGCTAGTCTCCTGGAATAAACAGTCAAAGTTTTAACGCCAATAAGCTTGACAcgagagttcaaatggttgctgttttatttagctaaataaaaggcaTGATGGACATCATCCCTCCAAGTGTGGGCAGGAAGAACTGTGTGTTGCACAGGAATACTAGGACTTTTATAACGTTGGGTACACAagagaatgggaggagaaatgggtggtccatggtacaaagaaatgggaggagaaatagagaaataggtGGTTCACGACCTCTTGGTAGAAGGGATGGGGTTACAGAGGAACCCAAAACTTTATtggagtgggaatcacagaaagtatggaattttacaacagggtgAGTCAACAGGGTGGGTCCATAGATggcaattatggaaatacattgttactattttgtattgtattgacAGGAAAACAATTTATTGGGTCTTGGTATTTGCCTGGGGGAAGAGAGTCAAAACCCAGCCACCTTGCTATGTCTctttgcttctccaatctagattggaatgCCAGATAACCCGCCCTGGTAAAGGAAACTTGGCAAGACCTATTCTGTATTCCTTTACAGAAACTCTTTGAGGGAAtgaaaaacatatatatacagtggtgcctcgcttaacgggcgccccgtttaacgacaaatctgcatagcgacgatgtttttgtgatcgtttttgcgatcgcattgcgacgttttaaattgaaaaaaatcgctttgcgatgatcggtaccctgtttcgcttaccgatcatcgcatagcgacgattttccaacagctgattggctgttccaGAATcgctgccaggtaaaaaaaatggccgcccactgtgtttttgcccggattcctcacttaccgggcagtgaaaatggccgccatatggaggattttcgcttaaaggtgagttttaagcccataggaacgcattgaaggggtttcaatgcattcctatgagctttttaaaaccgcatagcgacaaaatcgctttgcagtgatttttgctgcacggattatcgtcactatgcggggcaccactgtatgtataaagcttgctgtgttttatcttttcaaactgtattctgtgtgatctggTCAAAGGTGTGTTCTTCTTGTGCATGCTTTTGTGTACATGGTCCCTTCACTCCTGAGAGTGTTCTTGTCACCAGAaggaataatacagtggtgcctcgacttacgaatgtcccaacatatgaccatttcaagttacgaccagctctggccgcaaaattttgcctgacttgcagctggagcttccagttacgaacagaaaaaggcagggggaaaaggtggggaattcaaattgctaaccgttggtaggtgaagaggctgcttctttgtagctcttttgccccagcagttagagtgagtgtgatcggaggaggcttcagactgcctggtgcggaaaggtgctgctttctgctttttaaaaaactgttctgggtgggttttgcagcgtggctttgggctgggtggtgggattgtGTTTCTATGGTGGATGGGTCTtgaagggtttgtttgctttttgaggtcccccctatttccaatgggtcttgcagggttcgTTTGATTTTTGggtttattttccccatttccaatgggtcttgcagggtttgtttgctttttactttgcttgtttgcatttccaatgggtcttgcatggtttgtttgctttctgctttgcttttttgcatttccgatgggtcttgcacattttgtttgctttctgctttgcttttatgCATTTCTGAAGGGGCTTGcaagctttgcttgctttctgctttactttttttgcatttccgaagggtcttgcacagtttgtttgctttctgctttgcttttttgcatttctgaagggtcttgcacggtttgtttgctgccccccccagccggaacggattaatcatgtcTGATGGCTTAATCACatccatgtttttttctttttgggtgattttttttcttcagccagaatggattaattgcatttcaatccattcctatgggaaatggtgcttcgacgtacaaccatttcgagttacgaccagagttctggaaccaattatgttcgtaagtcaaggcaccactgtactaggatatTCATAGGACACTCTTTTTAAGGTGCTATGAATCATTTTCTGTCTTGCAGAAACAAATACTAACAATATTAATACTAAGAGTCCTGATTTGGTAAGGGCTGTCACCTACCTCCCACGTTTTACGAAGATCTACCACATCAGGaatgtattttccattttctccccTGGGTATTAATTCTGGGCCaggctgtaaataaaaataaaaatatatgcagTTCAGCTTTAGAAGGGAGCAGAGTAATCTGTCCATGAGAAAGAGCCGGATGTCTTGAAATTATGACCAAAACGGGGAATTATGAAGAGCTGTTAACTAGACCTGAAAGTATGTTAATGTTGCAGAGAAGGGGACAAGATCTAAATCAAAGCTAGTTTGCATAATCCCACAAGTGAGAGCAGTTTGTGCTGGGATACTCAGATTCTTTCGTAAATTAAGAATTTCTCACTTCATATCATGGACTATCTCTAATACTGTATCTTTTTCTGGCCTGTGTCTCTCCACGAATTACAGTTTTTTACATTCATTGGCAAAATCATGACAACCAAACCAGTACATGTTATTAGTGAACATGTATGCTCAGACAGACATGGGGAATGTTACTTTTCATCAGTTAAATTGTGCTGTAATGCTTTCAATGTTATTGAGGAATCCTCACCTTCATAGAATAAGGACTGTGAATTATGAACAGATCCATGTAGTCAAACTGGAGCTTCTTCAGAGATTCTTCTAAGCACTTCCGAACTAACTCAGGCCGGTGGAAGGTACTCCAAAGCTGTCAGAAATGTACAGATGTTTAATCTTTGATAACAACCACAGAACAGTAGGACTGTAGCAGGCAGAGATCTTAGCCAAGGCACAATTTGATTCTTGTAGCCAGGTTCTGACTTCTCATCTGGCACATGTTGGGTTAATAACAATCTTCCATTCTTTAACAATAGATATCTTGGGGGGCAGGCTTTACATGCAAATGGGATTGTCCTTCATGAGTAACCTGATTAGTAAAATTGTGTTCCCACCTCCGGCATTTAAGGCAAATCCCAACCatctctcctgtcctctgaagatgccggccaaagagactggggAACCTTAGGAAGAAtcgccttcagaacacggccaaacagcccaaaaaatctacaaccaTATAATTGAACTTGCTTGTTTACTAAATCCAATTAGCAGCCTTTGAGCTAAGAGAAAATGCCTAGCTGAGAAGAATAAAAGACACATgatagctctctttctctctctaatatCATGATATATAATTACGTTTAATACAAGAGCAAAGGTACCATGTTTACAACCTTTTCTAGCAGTGTAAGTGTAATGGCTTACACTGCAGCAaataattgctgctaattaacaagttgtcACTTGCATTTCTAGTTGTGTGCCAGTCACTTGACTTTCCACATGACTATGAATGTGAGCAATATCTTGTTAATTAGGGGCAATTTTCTCCCATAGTTTGTGGCAGATAGCTTATGCCTGTGTAAGTCTTCCATAGGATTCTGGCCGTTAGTTCTGTGAAATGAAAAGGAACAGGCAGTCATAGGCCATGGAGAACACGAGTTGTTTAAGCAGCCAGAATCTGGCGAAACAAAGCTGAAAAACTCATAACTTCTTTGGCGCTCATATCTGTGGAGTCCACAGTTCAACCATAGTAGATTGATAAAACTGGTATTCtggaaaacaattaaactgttgTTCTTGTGAACTTGGGCTGCTCTGTTAATGTGCCTGTGAGGGGGTGTCACAGCTCTACACCTGAACATCTGAAGAAAACCCTGTCCATCTAgtaaatagaaaaaggaaaatttttggaatgaacatttcaaaagttaaaaaaattcaaGTCCTCTTGAGCAATAACAGATACATTTACTAATAAGAGAGCATTCCTAATCAATGGTATAAATAGTACAGAGCAACCTTATTCATGAATAGCCTTAATAATGTGTATGAAATGTGTTATTGAACAATGGCTTTTCTACAACATGTTCATTATATTTTGGTTGAGCAAGAAGAAAAGGACATTCAGAAGTGGTTACCATACCTTTCCTGTGTAAAAAATGTCTTCCCTTTTTATTGTCCCATCAGCAATCTTCTGTCGAACAGCACGTCCAACCTGATCTTCATTGTCATATATGTATGCGCCATCAATGTGACGGAAGCCAACTTCTATTGCTGTCTTGACAGCTTCCTCGCACTTGCTTTTTTGGCTCTGCCAGTTTAAAATATTAGAACGTAGATGATAGgactttattaatattattattattttcaagaaTAGGTTGGGTTGCATTAGCCATGACTTTGTTGGAAGCAGTAATTGTGGCAGCCAGTATTGTTATTTCTGaaacatgagtgtgtgtgtgtgcgcgcgcgcgcgtgcatgcgtgcgtacacacacatgtatatgttCTGAGTCACTTCAGTTAGATAtcctagaacactggttcttaaccttgggttactcgggagttttggacttcagctcccagaagccttcaccaccaactgtgctggctggggtttctgggagttgcagttcaaaaacatccgagtaacaaaggttaagaaccacagtggttcttgacctttttgaaagaaatgcccccttgagccattgaggaagttatcatcgcccccctccctgaggtgatatcttacctacctacctacctacctacctagtctccctccccacccgggtgcgaggcagcgcttcatggggcaaggatgaggacccaagagaccctttccttccacccgatccacactcagtgctcccctaaaggagaaaggcgag is part of the Pogona vitticeps strain Pit_001003342236 chromosome 5, PviZW2.1, whole genome shotgun sequence genome and encodes:
- the LOC110071445 gene encoding aldo-keto reductase family 1 member C3 isoform X3, which produces MALAKDHRLTMNDGNKIPIYGFGTFCGDASQKSKCEEAVKTAIEVGFRHIDGAYIYDNEDQVGRAVRQKIADGTIKREDIFYTGKLWSTFHRPELVRKCLEESLKKLQFDYMDLFIIHSPYSMKPGPELIPRGENGKYIPDVVDLRKTWEAMEACKDAGLVKSIGVSNFTIKQLEMILNKPGLKYKPVLNQVECHAFWSRNKLLAFCKSHGILLEAFSVLGTQRVPAWTDVNLPVLLEDPVLNAIAKKHSRTPAQVALRHQLQRGVVVLAKSFNKHHIEEIIQVFDFSLSEEDMKALDGLNKNQSYLKDGLTDHHPLFQQPDN
- the LOC110071445 gene encoding aldo-keto reductase family 1 member C3 isoform X2; protein product: MAFTKDHRLTMNDGNKIPVYGFGTYCGDASQKSKCEEAVKTAIEVGFRHIDGAYIYDNEDQVGRAVRQKIADGTIKREDIFYTGKLWSTFHRPELVRKCLEESLKKLQFDYMDLFIIHSPYSMKPGPELIPRGENGKYIPDVVDLRKTWEAMEACKDAGLVKSIGVSNFTIKQLEMILNKPGLKYKPVLNQVECHAFWSRNKLLAFCKSHGILLEAFSVLGTQRVPAWTDVNLPVLLEDPVLNAIAKKHSRTPAQVALRHQLQRGVVVLAKSFNKHHIEEIIQVFDFSLSEEDMKALDGLNKNQSYLKDGLTNHHPLFQQPDN
- the LOC110071445 gene encoding aldo-keto reductase family 1 member C3 isoform X1 yields the protein MALAKDHRLTMNDGNKIPIYGFGTFCGDASQKSKCEEAVKTAIEVGFRHIDGAYIYDNEDQVGRAVRQKIADGTIKREDIFYTGKLWSTFHRPELVRKCLEESLKKLQFDYMDLFIIHSPYSMKPGPELIPRGENGKYIPDVVDLRKTWEAMEACKDAGLVKSIGVSNFTIKQLEMILNKPGLKYKPVLNQVECHAFWSRNKLLAFCKSHGILLEAFSVLGTQRVPAWTDVNLPVLLEDPVLNAIAKKHSRTPAQVALRHQLQRGVVVLAKSFNKHHIEEIIQVFDFSLSEEDMKALDGLNKNQSYLKDGLTNHHPLFQQPDN